The Procambarus clarkii isolate CNS0578487 chromosome 37, FALCON_Pclarkii_2.0, whole genome shotgun sequence nucleotide sequence ccaggcgtcaaaatagaagaagtccaaaggaataacaaaAACGGGCaataggtcggcaggaaacgagcaGATAGAagaggaaagaaaaaaaaaaagtaacagaaggaaaaggaaaagttgagCAAAATTTGAGATGGTCAGCAGTACAAGGCTACACAAGGAcatgactgtcccatggagcatcactctccagcagccgtccactaagcccacCTCACAGTATCAACGAGCTGAACAGGTAAGGTCAGCAGGAAACTAGCAGATAGAGGGGTAGAAAACGAAACACTAACAAAAGCAGTCCGGCATAATTGGAGAAGGCAACACCAGGAGCCCAAGGCCACAAATGGTCAGagttgtcccatggagcatcactcaGGCAGCCGACCACCAAGCTCCCTCACGGCGCATACGGGCCCAGATAGTGAGGTGGAAGTTTGATAGTTGCGTAGAGAAGGCTATGGTGTAGACTTTGTAAACTGCCTCCGCCTGTAAGTGTATTAATGACCCGAACAATACAAGTGTTTCCCACCCCCTGAAACTGCCAGAGGGCGCGCCCAGGCTACACCTACCGGCTCCAGGGTGTCTATTTGTAGGTAAACTCCTGGTAGGGTTAACCGAATTTGATAGTGATACAAATTAAACTTACCACAGCAGGTTCTGTTGGCTACACTAGTAATGTCCCAGTAGAGATTACTTAACATGTTATGACAAGCTTGTGGAATGGGATGAAGGGGAGGGGGGCGGAAGCGGGCCAAAACCAGTGCATGATTGAAATAACACTTAAATTACAGCTGTGAACGATGGGCTGTTTAGAGTGTCTGGTAACTTTCCTGCCAGTTGCGACAGACTCAGGCAGGTATGTTGTAGTATCACTAGTCATGTGTTGTATGACTTAAACATTTAATGTAACCAATATTTATGGAGTAACGCCAAATCTGGTCTCTGCTTTATTAAAAAGGTGGCAACCATTTACTTTGTAGGTTTAAATTTAAGCAGGCACAATATTAAGTCATATTAAAATGAATATTAAAACATCAGTTTAGATAAAATTTATTACGTTTAGAGCTTAAACTAGAAAATTAAAAGTTATAAAAATTACTTACATTATATAGTTTAATAAAATATGACATGTCAAGACATTTACTTTTAAAAAATGCAAGCCCTAAAACCTAAATTttatccattttttttttatccctGACGGTCCAACAAGAGCCGCTTCAAGAGGCATCTTTCAGGGAAACCGTCCAGTTGCACGCTACTGGACGGTCATTTCAGCCTTAATGGGTCGACACGTAGTCACAGAATGAGCAACGGTCCTCGTAATTGAGGCATAGGGCTACGAGGCCGAGGGGAAAGCACAAGCAGGTTACCCACTTGCTCCACAAGGGAAACACCCGGGTGGTGTCACCAACCTGTTTGAATGAAACATTCCAAGATTAataattaacctaaaccaaatgaTTTAGTGTATAAATGTGAGACAAGCTAGAAGACAATAAAGCACTCACCATACACCACGGGCAAGAACCAACACGTGGGATATTGATAGAGACTGCCTCAGAGGGGCAGCTTAGTAGATCAGTTAGATCGGGCCCTGCCATGTCCAAACTGTGGTAGTTTGGGGCAGGGGCACGCCCACGATGATCAAGTGGGTGCACTAGAAAAGTGAAACTAGTTACTTTTTCTGGCGTGATTAGAGAAGTATAGACAACGTGATCAAGTATTTTGATACTTACAGCGGGCATGTTCAGGCCTGCGGCTTGAAGAGCCCGAGGCCATGCGGTGAGCTGGAACTGCAATCGGTATAAAAAGATAGTTATTTAAAATTAGTAATAAACTTGTGCTAGATTTCAGAAAGAATGTAATTTGTAGCCAGTACAAACTTTGAAATGTTTTTACCTCAAGTTAAAGTGTACTTCAATATATTTAACGTAGTAAATATgacaaatttaaatttaaaagctttaacattaatatttaaaaaaaattaacaaacgATAAGAAACGTATTATGTCTACTTAATAACTTCTTTATTATCTTACCATACTGTGCGCCAACCGGTGCCATTCCGATTACCTTTCACAACACTCCTCAATGTTGCAAAACAACTACGAGAACAATCTCTGCGTCAGAGGAAGGTAGTGATCGGTAAACCTGACCTGGGTGTTCTGTCTGTTGGTGGCCGACTTCTGCCCCAAGTAACCTTGAGTGAAGCCTCGAGGCAGCCACCGAACCATTCCCATGTGTTTCCTGAAGCAATAAATCATTCTTGCCTTATAATGTCTTCAGAATTATTAGATGCAACGCATCCTTTGCATAATTACCGTACCTGGCCCCGAGTTCATATCACTTAAGATGTTCACTTAATAACACAGACAGTATATACATTTGATGAAATATATTATTATGTTTTCCATTCCAGTATGATTCAGTGAATCGAGTGACCGTGAACTGCCGTCAGCAAAACAAAGCAAACTGCCCAAATGCATTTGAAATACATTCGATTCTCTTATAAATGATGCGTTTTTCCACCTGCTGCACTTACCATAATTCTATAAAAAATAGAAATGTCTGTTTGTCCGAGGTTGAAGGCACACACTTAAagctaagtaattatcaaaacaagATGTCAAGCCGGGGAGACTATGTAGCTCGCTTTGGGGTAAGTTTCACCCAATATCTCCCAGTAAATGCTGTTGTGTACGTGCCCAAAAATGGGCGGGTCGCCATTTACATCCAAGAGTGCAAATGACACTGGGCCAAATTTACTCCTATGATATATTTCTCAATATCATTTTATGACACGATTTGATTTATTGTTATCTTTGATACATTGTAAAACTTGGACACATTGATCATGCAAAAACAGTAAAAATAATTCTACGGATCATAATTTTGCCCTAAAGTTCAGGGGtgctggttcaagttcaagttttttttttctttttattattaaaacagAGCAATTACAGCGTAcagtaaccatataaacaggaaagcagagtaacaaagaacacagaacaacaacaacacagataacaagtaacacagatcaacacaaaagtgaaa carries:
- the LOC123765993 gene encoding uncharacterized protein; the encoded protein is MAPVGAQYVPAHRMASGSSSRRPEHARLHPLDHRGRAPAPNYHSLDMAGPDLTDLLSCPSEAVSINIPRVGSCPWCMVGDTTRVFPLWSKWVTCLCFPLGLVALCLNYEDRCSFCDYVSTH